A section of the Kluyveromyces lactis strain NRRL Y-1140 chromosome F complete sequence genome encodes:
- the VMA1 gene encoding H(+)-transporting V1 sector ATPase subunit A (highly similar to uniprot|P17255 Saccharomyces cerevisiae YDL185W TFP1 Vacuolar ATPase V1 domain subunit A protein precursor is spliced to yield the extein Tfp1p and the intein Vde (PI-SceI) which is a site-specific endonuclease): MAGALENARKELKRVTLEDHEESEYGAIYSVSGPVVIAENMIGCAMYELVKVGHDNLVGEVIRIDGEKATIQVYEETTGVTVGDPVLRTGKPLSVELGPGLMETIYDGIQRPLKAIKDISQSIYIPRGIDAPALSRTIKWQFTPGKFKVGDHISGGDIFGSIFENSLLDDHKILLPPRARGTVTWIASAGEYTVDEKILELEFDGVKYDYSMYHTWPVRVPRPVTEKLSADYPLLTGQRVLDSLFPCVQGGTTCIPGAFGCGKTVISQSLSKYSNSDAIIYVGCFSKGTEVMMGDGKDELIENIQVGDEVMGRDGLPRQVVGLPRGHDDMYQVTEKSEDNETAKISFQCNSSHKLVLVTPQDIRLTESKEKVTVAFNRLADISVGNGTESRTVRLVERAEKSFANAESNQAIINAAEFVTTIDTTSIEWTLEARDMLLVDSSIREVTQQLINPVLLEKEHLAGVLKSNDFQSSLAPQFSYLLGAFVGSSGKDNSEYLQQLSAQFDKKIVAEKSIDVQSNGKTVGTASIVISQEPVQENKRRKVAQVSLVSKIVQESFSSGIPSFMMSENINVRESFLAGIVDSQNQKLDDTVALKTLSVKTHDGIARLARSLGIRVSGKKQNQEYTLTLSGDALKSVSNWTSTSNIEKVDVIHKAQPISFDLEKIESADYFGVTLAEESDHKFLLSNMTLVHNCGERGNEMAEVLMEFPELFTEISGRKEPIMKRTTLVANTSNMPVAAREASIYTGITLAEYFRDQGKNVSMIADSSSRWAEALREISGRLGEMPADQGFPAYLGAKLASFYERAGKAVALGSPDRIGSVSIVAAVSPAGGDFSDPVTTSTLGITQVFWGLDKKLAQRKHFPSINTSVSYSKYTNVLNKYYEKNYPEFPVLRDRMKEILSNAEELEQVVQLVGKSALSDGDKITLDIASLIKEDFLQQNGYSTYDAFCPIWKTYDMMKSFISYHDEAQKSVSNGANWAKLSEATRDVKHAVSSSKFFEPSRGEEEVHAEFEKLLTNIQDRFAESTD, translated from the coding sequence ATGGCAGGTGCATTGGAAAACGCACGtaaggaattgaaaagagtAACCCTTGAAGACCATGAGGAGAGTGAATATGGTGCTATTTACTCTGTTTCTGGTCCTGTGGTGATTGCAGAAAACATGATTGGATGTGCCATGTACGAATTGGTTAAAGTTGGTCATGACAACTTGGTGGGTGAAGTCATTCGTATTGATGGTGAAAAGGCTACAATCCAAGTGTATGAAGAAACTACAGGTGTTACTGTTGGTGACCCTGTTTTAAGAACTGGTAAACCATTATCTGTCGAATTGGGTCCAGGTTTGATGGAGACAATTTATGATGGTATTCAAAGACCATTGAAGGCCATTAAGGATATCTCTCAATCTATCTATATTCCAAGAGGTATTGATGCTCCAGCTTTGAGTAGAACTATCAAATGGCAATTTACTCCTGGCAAGTTCAAAGTAGGCGACCATATCTCAGGTGGTGATATTTTCGGTTCCATTTTCGAAAACTCTCTTTTGGATGACCACAAGATCTTGTTGCCACCAAGAGCAAGAGGTACTGTTACATGGATTGCTTCCGCTGGTGAATACACcgttgatgaaaagattctagaattggaatttgaCGGTGTCAAATACGATTACTCCATGTATCACACATGGCCAGTGCGTGTTCCAAGACCTGTCACCGAAAAGCTCTCTGCTGACTATCCTTTACTCACCGGTCAAAGAGTCTTGGACTCTTTGTTCCCATGTGTTCAAGGTGGTACCACCTGTATTCCAGGTGCTTTTGGTTGTGGTAAGACTGTTATTTCTCAATCATTGTCTAAGTACTCCAACTCTGATGCAATCATTTACGTTGGTTGTTTCTCTAAGGGCACTGAAGTAATGATGGGTGACGGTAAGGATGAATTGATAGAGAACATTCAGGTAGGCGATGAAGTAATGGGTAGAGATGGACTTCCAAGACAAGTTGTTGGCTTACCAAGAGGTCATGATGACATGTACCAAGTTACCGAAAAATCAGAGGACAATGAAACCGCCAAGATTAGTTTCCAATGTAACAGCTCACACAAGCTAGTTCTTGTCACTCCACAAGATATAAGACTAACAGAGTCTAAGGAAAAGGTTACCGTTGCATTCAACAGATTGGCAGACATTTCAGTGGGAAATGGTACTGAATCACGCACTGTTAGACTAGTTGAAAGAGCTGAAAAATCTTTTGCTAATGCTGAAAGTAATCAAGCTATCATAAATGCTGCTGAATTTGTCACTACTATTGACACGACATCCATTGAATGGACTTTGGAGGCCAGGGATATGTTGTTGGTAGACTCTTCCATCCGTGAAGTAACTCAACAGTTGATAAACCCTGTGTTGTTGGAGAAGGAACACTTAGCAGGCGTCTTAAAATCAAACGATTTCCAATCTTCTTTGGCTCCACAATTTTCGTATCTGTTGGGTGCTTTCGTTGGCTCCTCCGGTAAGGACAACTCAgaatatcttcaacaactgTCTGCTCAATTCGATAAAAAGATTGTTGCCGAAAAGTCTATCGATGTGCAATCTAATGGGAAGACCGTTGGCACTGCTAGCATTGTTATTTCTCAAGAGCCAgttcaagaaaataaaCGCAGAAAGGTCGCTCAAGTCAGTCTTGTCTCCAAGATCGTTCAAGAATCTTTCTCTAGCGGCATCCCATCGTTCATGATGTCCGAAAACATCAATGTTCGTGAAAGTTTCTTGGCAGGTATTGTAGACTCTCAAAACCAAAAGCTAGATGACACAGTCGCTCTAAAAACACTATCAGTCAAGACACATGACGGTATTGCGAGATTGGCGCGTTCTTTAGGTATCCGCGTTTCCGGtaagaaacaaaaccaaGAATACACATTGACTCTTTCAGGTGATGCTTTGAAGAGTGTTTCAAATTGGACCTCCACTTCGAACATCGAAAAGGTTGATGTAATTCATAAGGCTCAACCTATCTCTTTCGATTTAGAAAAAATTGAGTCTGCTGATTATTTTGGTGTCACTTTAGCTGAAGAATCAGACCACAAATTCTTACTATCAAACATGACTTTGGTTCACAACTGTGGTGAAAGAGGTAACGAAATGGCTGAAGTTTTGATGGAATTCCCTGAATTATTCACAGAAATTAGTGGTAGAAAGGAACCTATCATGAAACGTACCACATTAGTTGCAAACACTTCTAATATGCCTGTCGCTGCTAGAGAGGCCTCCATTTACACTGGTATTACATTGGCTGAATACTTCAGAGATCAAGGTAAGAACGTTTCTATGATTGCCGATTCGTCTTCTAGATGGGCTGAAGCTTTGAGAGAAATTTCAGGTCGTTTAGGTGAAATGCCTGCTGATCAAGGTTTCCCAGCATACTTGGGTGCTAAGTTGGCCTCCTTTTACGAAAGAGCTGGTAAGGCTGTTGCTTTAGGTTCTCCAGACCGTATTGGTTCCGTTTCTATTGTTGCCGCTGTTTCCCCAGCCGGTGGTGATTTCTCCGATCCTGTTACTACATCAACTCTTGGTATCACTCAAGTGTTTTGGGGTTTGGACAAAAAGTTGGCTCAAAGAAAGCATTTCCCATCCATCAATACTTCTGTTTCTTATTCCAAATATACAAATGTCTTGAACAAATACTACGAAAAGAACTATCCAGAATTCCCAGTGTTGAGAGATCGTATGAAGGAAATCCTTTCGAACGCTGAAGAACTTGAACAAGTTGTCCAATTGGTCGGTAAATCTGCTTTATCCGATGGTGATAAGATTACCTTAGATATTGCttctttgatcaaagaagatttcttaCAACAAAATGGTTACTCTACCTACGATGCATTCTGTCCAATTTGGAAGACTTATGATATGATGAAATCATTCATCTCTTACCACGATGAAGCTCAAAAATCTGTATCAAACGGTGCTAACTGGGCAAAGCTATCTGAAGCAACGCGTGATGTCAAGCATGCTGtctcttcatcgaaatTTTTTGAACCAAGTAGAGGTGAAGAGGAAGTTCATGCAGAATTCGAGAAATTGTTGACCAATATTCAAGATAGATTTGCTGAATCAACCGATTGA
- the MRX19 gene encoding Mrx19p (similar to uniprot|P48569 Saccharomyces cerevisiae YDL183C Hypothetical ORF) yields the protein MIKIRSFSAYSKAYNKSSTIQQYVNDPVKLLVIPITNKQSFIYFKYSNELLNKESALIRYETKLSQKAANLWYSVQASQKSYNKKIVSTVTKLLDQIPWTENSLRTIPSESYILKQIENGTKDNVTLNEYVKAKNDDSVISLKPKPIHVYFPRSVVDESTIIAQLKQLSKKGQQYHKKHALLCALGIPISLPLILIPVVPNVPGIYLTYRLYCNLKAYFGAKHLESLITSEEQKFEFINLEQYSDILKESKKEKHESDGEKLLLSEHDLDRVLDSLEIHEMSTDLRKAIRQESVHK from the coding sequence ATGATTAAAATTCGTTCATTTTCAGCATATTCAAAGGCTTATAACAAGAGTTCAACTATACAACAGTACGTTAACGATCCCGTGAAGTTATTAGTGATACCGATCACAAACAAGCAATCGtttatttatttcaaatattctaATGAATTACTGAATAAAGAATCAGCACTTATCAGGTACGAAACCAAACTTTCCCAGAAAGCTGCTAATCTTTGGTATTCAGTGCAAGCTTCCCAAAAAAGTTATAATAAAAAGATAGTTTCAACCGTAACGAAACTGTTGGATCAAATTCCATGGACGGAGAATTCATTACGAACCATCCCTTCTGAATCttatattttgaaacaGATTGAAAATGGGACCAAGGATAATGTTACCTTAAACGAGTACGTTAAGGCCAAAAATGACGATTCAgtaatttctttgaaaccaaagCCGATTCATGTATATTTCCCCAGGAGTGTGGTGGATGAAAGCACCATTATAGCACAGTTGAAACAACTTTCGAAAAAAGGTCAACAATATCATAAGAAACACGCACTTCTCTGTGCCCTTGGGATTCCGATTTCTTTACCATTGATTCTAATACCTGTGGTTCCCAACGTACCAGGAATATATTTAACTTACAGATTATATTGCAATTTGAAGGCATATTTCGGAGCCAAACATTTGGAGTCATTAATCACTAGCGAGGAACAAAAGTTCGAGTTTATCAACCTGGAACAGTATTCTGACATTTTAAAGGAAAGCAAGAAGGAAAAGCATGAATCCGATGGAGAAAAGTTATTACTTTCGGAACATGATTTAGACAGAGTCTTAGATAGTTTAGAAATTCATGAGATGTCAACTGATTTAAGAAAAGCAATACGACAAGAGTCCGTCCACAAATGA
- the SRF1 gene encoding phospholipase D regulator (weakly similar to uniprot|Q12516 Saccharomyces cerevisiae YDL133W) produces MTSDGINHLAVPKESNGKISRVSTKNSKDSLSTDVSNADSKQYPEILNAYSLYPRTVPPFAVDTCANSGSKQYPKRSECDQMFKDTFLMSHSDKWSEFLQNAGSNPSYTSRIILDKPKTESSGAGTRGQSTIVSNSSSSLGKNVDEKEIKGHGIVVDEETNKHTDTHAVDTEDGTAYYYGHTTDSSYDEEVERVRQEIFQNLDGDWEGGKRLDAIFNAPIPESYELSNQRDKNEWLKYVSQLKAFYYLNKDSAKQSSETHSSDDGRFHSILNKGRNSVNSKKNSWATLEQRKKQQWLPRLRRLLLQSQYLPLSLRFLIVILCIISLGLASRIYQNSDSTVESFESSIPQQPSTIMALCVNSIAILYLVYIGYDEFSGKPLGIRDPMTKVRLIMLDLLFIIFSSANLSLTFNTLYDNRWVCTSTGTSQVDPPHVGYICDKQRALAAFLFLVLVTWVVTFSISILRVVERVSSGAPRP; encoded by the coding sequence ATGACTTCTGATGGTATAAATCATTTAGCTGTGCCGAAAGAGAGTAATGGGAAAATCTCAAGAGTTTCTACCAAGAATTCTAAGGATTCGCTGTCGACTGATGTATCAAATGCTGATTCGAAGCAGTATCCTGAGATCTTGAATGCATATTCGTTGTATCCCCGTACTGTCCCTCCCTTCGCAGTGGATACATGTGCTAATAGTGGCTCAAAACAGTATCCTAAACGAAGTGAATGCGATCAGATGTTCAAGGATACGTTCTTAATGTCGCATTCAGATAAATGGAgtgaatttcttcaaaatgCCGGTAGCAATCCTTCATACACTTCAAGAATTATTCTTGACAAACCCAAGACAGAATCAAGTGGTGCTGGCACCAGAGGACAATCTACAATAGTCAGTAATTCGTCGTCTTCCTTAGGTAAGAATGTTGACGAAAAGGAAATCAAGGGGCATGGAATAGTTGTCGATGAGGAAACTAATAAACATACAGATACGCATGCAGTGGATACCGAAGATGGAACTGCATACTACTATGGACACACGACAGATAGCAGTTATGATGAGGAAGTAGAAAGAGTCAGAcaagaaatctttcaaaatttaGATGGAGATTGGGAAGGTGGGAAACGATTGGATGCTATCTTCAACGCTCCGATTCCTGAAAGCTACGAATTGAGTAATCAACGAGACAAGAATGAGTGGCTTAAATACGTTTCCCAACTCAAAGCTTTTTACTACTTGAATAAGGACTCTGCGAAACAATCTTCGGAAACTCATTCAAGTGACGATGGGAGGTTTCATTCTATTTTAAACAAGGGGAGAAATAGTGTGAATAGTAAGAAAAACTCTTGGGCTACccttgaacaaagaaaaaaacaacaatggTTACCAAGACTACGAAGACTTTTATTGCAAAGTCAATATCTACCTTTGTCGTTGAGATTTCTCATTGTGATACTCTGCATAATCTCTCTTGGCCTAGCAAGTAGAATATACCAGAACTCGGATTCCACTGTCGAATCCTTCGAATCATCAATACCTCAACAACCAAGTACTATCATGGCGCTATGTGTTAATTCCATCGCTATATTATATTTGGTTTATATCGGATATGACGAATTTTCAGGGAAACCGCTAGGAATTAGAGATCCTATGACTAAAGTCAGACTAATTATGCTGGACCTTTTATTCATCATATTTTCAAGTGCTAATTTATCGCTTACCTTCAATACATTATATGATAATCGATGGGTCTGCACATCTACTGGAACGTCACAAGTTGATCCTCCGCACGTAGGATATATATGTGACAAACAAAGGGCGCTCGCGGCGTTCCTTTTCTTGGTCTTGGTCACTTGGGTTGTAACGTTCAGTATTAGCATATTAAGGGTCGTGGAAAGAGTCAGTTCTGGTGCTCCAAGACCCTAA
- the CDC53 gene encoding cullin CDC53 (similar to uniprot|Q12018 Saccharomyces cerevisiae YDL132W CDC53 Cullin structural protein of SCF complexes (which also contain Skp1p Cdc34p and an F-box protein) involved in ubiquitination SCF promotes the G1-S transition by targeting G1 cyclins and the Cln-CDK inhibitor Sic1p for degradation): MADTLPRSDDLEATWNFVKPGIDQILDRDGTSDIKTNRVQKVLSPRMYMEVYTAIYNYCVNKSRSTGHFQSDIIGKQMNQSSILVGGEIYENLKNYLKDYISNLKKDDNVTFLNFYVRRWERFTIGAIFLNRVFDYMNRYWVQKERSDGKRHIFDAHTLCLMTWKEVMFETHKTELVTEIFDQLDLQRRGELVNKSAITIAIKSFVILGIDPSDLKKLNLNVYIQNFEQPFLQKTKEYYTKMSNEFLDSHSVSEYIEKANECIIFEEKDMILYLDSHTSAPLSTALNQVLIADHADKLKKEFILLLDKQDQRLIKLIYELMKRDYRMLPDLVDTFDMYIKRVGNEEIDKLIDAHNKSAAQDSNAKRQPGLSPRDYLKCLIGVYKLFYNITIECFENHPAFAKALDYGCRCFINNNSFAIPPGSPKFATSRAPEMLAKYSDQLLKKSTKNNEQVDLTVDDIMTVFKFLADKDAFEMHYRKNLAKRLIHGSSKSEADEEIIIQRLQSENSLEYTSKITKMLQDVKLSKNLHDEFSTFISQDGNNTTSAATFRSKVPELEPLILADNVWPFSYQPTEFALPPVLEHSKNKLETMYTDKHSGRILKWLWPMSRGEIKAHIGKPGKPPFQFTVTIFQMAILTLFNDISTLTFEQIQERTNLKATQIASNMYPFVKMKLLIQSPEGVESMIKLDTKYTLNKPYRLSKTSVNFAAAVKNDLTFTATVNGSALDETEASEQKKAEKELNQQRLMFLRACIVRIMKAKRKLPHSSLMNECIAESQQRFNAKVSMIKKAVDNLIEQEYLKRTDDGECYEYLA, encoded by the coding sequence ATGGCAGACACATTACCTAGATCAGATGATTTGGAAGCAACATGGAACTTTGTGAAGCCTGGGATCGACCAGATCTTGGATCGTGATGGTACATCGGATATAAAGACAAACAGAGTTCAGAAAGTTCTTTCCCCAAGGATGTACATGGAGGTATACACGGCGATTTATAATTACTGTGTCAACAAGTCACGTTCTACAGGTCATTTCCAATCTGATATTATAGGGAAGCAAATGAATCAATCTTCGATTCTTGTTGGAGGAGAAATCTATGAGAACTTAAAgaattatttgaaagattacATATCgaatttaaagaaagatgataaTGTAAcgtttttgaatttctaCGTGAGACGCTGGGAAAGATTTACAATCGGAGCTATTTTCTTAAATCGGGTCTTCGACTATATGAACCGTTACTGGGTGCAAAAGGAAAGAAGCGATGGTAAAAGACACATTTTCGATGCACATACTTTGTGCTTGATGACGTGGAAAGAAGTTATGTTTGAAACACATAAGACGGAACTCGTTACTGAAATATTCGATCAATTGGATTTGCAGCGGAGGGGTGAATTAGTGAATAAATCTGCTATTACAATAGCAATAAAATCCTTTGTGATATTAGGTATCGATCCATCAGACttaaagaagttgaatttgaatGTGTATATTCAAAACTTCGAACAGCCATTCCTACAGAAGACAAAAGAATACTACACGAAGATGTCCAACGAATTCTTAGACTCTCACAGTGTCTCTGAATACATCGAAAAGGCAAATGAATGCATAATCTTCGAAGAAAAGGACATGATTTTATATTTGGATTCCCATACATCGGCACCATTGTCTACAGCTTTGAACCAAGTTTTGATTGCTGATCATGCCGATAAGTTAAAAAAAGAGTTTATTTTACTTTTGGATAAGCAAGATCAAAGATTGATTAAGCTCATATACGAATTGATGAAACGCGATTACCGAATGTTACCAGATTTGGTGGATACTTTTGATATGTACATCAAGAGAGTCggaaatgaagaaatcgatAAATTAATTGATGCACATAATAAGAGTGCAGCACAAGATTCAAACGCTAAAAGGCAACCGGGATTATCACCTAGAGATTACTTGAAATGTTTAATAGGAGTTTACAAACTCTTTTACAATATCACCATAgaatgttttgaaaatCATCCTGCTTTTGCTAAGGCTTTAGACTATGGATGCCGTTGCTTCATTAACAATAACTCATTCGCTATTCCTCCTGGTTCACCTAAATTTGCGACTTCTAGAGCTCCTGAGATGTTGGCGAAATACAGTGACCAGTTGCTCAAAAAGTCGACCAAGAATAATGAACAGGTAGATTTGACCGTGGATGATATCATGACTGTCTTTAAGTTCTTGGCCGACAAGGATGCATTTGAGATGCATTACCGAAAAAATTTAGCAAAAAGATTAATTCATGgatcatcaaaatcagaagctgatgaagaaatcattatcCAAAGACTACAGTCCGAGAACAGTCTTGAATACACCAGCAAGATTACCAAGATGCTACAAGATGTCAAATTATCTAAAAACTTGCATGATGAATTTTCCACGTTCATTTCACAAGATGGGAATAATACTACTAGCGCCGCAACTTTCAGAAGCAAAGTTCCTGAATTAGAACCTCTAATTCTTGCAGACAATGTATGGCCCTTCAGCTATCAACCAACAGAATTCGCATTACCACCAGTTCTTGAACATAGTAAGAACAAATTGGAAACCATGTATACTGACAAGCATTCTGGTAGAATATTGAAATGGCTATGGCCAATGTCTCGTGGTGAAATCAAGGCACATATTGGTAAACCAGGCAAACCACCATTCCAATTCACTGTGACTATTTTCCAAATGGCGATTCTTACCTTGTTTAATGATATATCTACGTTGACCTTTGAACAAATACAAGAGAGAACCAATTTGAAGGCTACACAGATTGCGTCTAATATGTATCCGTTTGTGAAGATGAAACTATTAATACAATCTCCAGAAGGGGTGGAAAGTATGATCAAGTTAGATACAAAGTACACCTTAAACAAACCCTATCGATTATCGAAAACTAGTGTTAATTTTGCAGCCGCTGTGAAAAATGATCTAACCTTTACTGCAACCGTTAATGGATCTGCATTAGATGAAACAGAGGCATCTGAGCAAAAGAAAGCAGAAAAGGAACtaaatcaacaaagattGATGTTCTTAAGAGCATGCATAGTGAGAATTATGAAGGCAAAGAGAAAACTACCACACAGTTCATTGATGAACGAGTGTATTGCCGAATCTCAACAGAGA